DNA from Sphingomonas psychrotolerans:
GAAGCGGGTTCCGGTCGCCGCCTCGGCGAACCGCGCCTCGACCTGCTGCTGCAGGCTCTGCTGCGCAAATGCGGGGCTGGCGACGAGGAGGAGCGGAAGCAGCAGGTGTTTCATGCCCAAAGCCTATAGCCAAACCGCGCCGGGGCAACCGCCCAGCGCGAAACAGGGCATAACCGCCGGGCATCGTCCTGCTCTTCGTCCTCAGGCGATCGAGGCACGAGATCCCGGTTTTCGCCGGGATGACGGTGAGGGAGAAGCCCCCTAGGGTAAGCCCACATGCGCGCCGCTCCCGAGCCCTTTCTCCTCGCCCAGCAACTCGCCCGGTCCGGTCGCCTGCCCGAAGCGCGCGCCGCTTATGCCCGCAGCGTCGATGCGCATCCCGACTTCCTGCCCGGCTATCTGGCGCTGAGCGGCCTCGCCGCGCATCACGGCGACTACATCCCTGCGATCGAGGTGCTGCGTGCAGCATTGGGACGCGCCGGGGGCAATGCCGCCGCGCGTCACGCGATCCGCCGCCCGCTCGCAGCATTGCTCGCGATGCTGCGGCCCGCCGACTACGACGCGCGTCTCGCGGCCGATCTCCTCGCCTGTCTCGCCGACGACCAACTCGACCCCCAGCCGCTGGCGCGGGTCACTGCCGCGCTGCTGCGCCATGCCGAAGACGCGGACCCTCTGTGGAACGCCTTCCTCACGCGTTGCATCAATACGGATCCCGACATGGAGGCGCGCCTCGTCGCGATGCGCGACACGCTGATCCGCTCGGACGACGCCCACTCGCCGCTGCTGCCCGCACTCGCGTTCCACGCCTTTGCCAGTCAATATGTCTGGCCCGAACCCGAGATCCCGCGCGAAGGACCGGTGAAGGCGCTCACCGCCTTGCCCGCCGAATTGCCCGACCATCCGGACTGGCAGCCGCTCGCAACATGCGCGCGCGACCTATCGGTCGAACGCGCGCTCGCCGCGGCGATCCCAGGCTTTTCGCCGCCCGTCGGCGCCCTGTCGGAGGCGGTCCGGCGCCAATATGAGGAGCATCCCTATCCCCGCTGGCAGGCCCCGCCGGCATCGCGCCGCACCGATTTTCGGCGCTTCCTCGACGCCCTGCCCGGCATCGACGGCGCGGCGCTCCCGCCGGCGCCGCTTCGGTTGCTCGTCGCGGGCTGCGGCACCGGCTATGAAGCGATCGACATGGCGCGGATGGATCCCGGCCTGACGGTCACTGCGGTCGATCTCAGCCGCATGAGTCTCGCTTTCGCCCGGCGCAAGGCGACCGAACTCGGCCTCGCGAATCTGCGTTTCCTGTACGGCGATATCCTCGCGCTGGCTGCGCTCGACGAGACCTTCGACGTCGCCACCGCCACCGGGGTGCTCCACCATATGGCCGATCCCGATGGGGGCCTCGCCAGCGTCGCCGGCGCGGTTCGTCCGGGGGGCGTGATCCGCGTCGCGCTCTACAGCCACCGTGCCCGCGCGCCGGTCCGCGCCGCGCACGCGCTGATCGCGGAGCGTGGCTGGCAGGGCGACGCCGAGGGCATCCGCGCCTTTCGCGCCCATATCCTGTCGCTGCCCGCCGGTGATCCGCTCGCAATGCTGCGCGGCAGCGAGGATTTCTACAGCCTCAGCGGCTGCCGCGATCTCGTCTTCCACGTCCATGAGCGGCAGTATCGCTTTCCCGAAATCGCCGCGCTGGTGGCCGGCGCAGGGCTGCGCCTCGCGGGTTTCGATGCGGCGCCCGAAGCAGTGGCGCATTTCCAGGCCATGCACGGCGCGGCGTCGGACCCGCTCGATCTCGATCTATGGGATGCCGTGGAAGCGGAGCACCCGTTCCTGTTTGCCGGCATGATCCACTTCTGGTGCCAAAAGCCGGCCCAGTTGCAATCGCCCTAGGCCTCGGCTTTCGACCGGTAGACCTCCTCGTCGAGCTCACTCTCCCAGCGCGCCACGGTCGTCGCCACCACCAGGTTCGCGCTCGCGCTCGGCACGGTTCGGGTCATGTCGAGCAGCCGATCGAACGGAAGCACGAAGCCGACCACCAAAGCCGTCTGCTCGGGGGGCACGCCCACTGCCGAGAGCACCGCGGCGAGCATGAACAGCGACGCCGAGGGCACCGGCGCCGTCCCGAACGCGGCAAGCGCGCCGGTCAGCAGCACCATTCCATAGACTTGCGGGCTCAGCGGAGTGCCGAACGCCTGCAGCGCGAACATGCTGAGCAGCCCGACATACATCGCGGTGCCGTCCTTGCCGATGCTCGCCCCCAAGGGCAGCACCGTCGAAAAGACCGGGCGCCCCACGCCCAGATTTTTCTCGGCCACGCGCATCGCCACCGGCAGAGTGGCCGAGCTGGAAGCGGTGGAGAAGGCGACGACCAGCGCGTCGACGATCCCGCGGAAGAACGGCAGGATCGGCAGCTTCGCCAACAGCTTCAGGATCAGGCTGTGCACCACGACGATCTGGATCAGCGAGCCCAGCACCACCGCCAGCGCCAGCCACCCGACATTGACGAACACCGCCGCGCCGTTTGCCGCCACTGCATTGGCGATCAGCGCGAACACGCCGAACGGAGTCGCCTCCATGACGATCCCGACGACTTTCAAAAGGACTGCCGACGTGGATTGCAGCAGCGCGGCGAAGGGCTTGCCCGGTTCGCCCGCCACCACCGTGCCGACTCCGATCAGGATCGCGACGAAGATCAATGCGAGCATGTCGCCCTTGGCCAACGCCTCGAAGATGTTGAGCGGGATGATCCCGATCAACTGCTGATACGGCGTCACCGGCTCGCCCAGCGCGTGCGGCGCCGCGGTGCCCAGCGCCGCGCCCACCCCGGGCTGCACCAGGGTCGCCACCAGCATCCCCACCGAGACCGCGATCGCGGTGGTCAGCGCGAACAGTCCGATCGTGCGTCCGCCGAGCCCGCCCAGCCGCCGCGGATCGGCCAGCGCGGTGATCCCCGCAGCGATCGTCACCAGCACGATCGGCGCCACCAGCATCCGGATCGCGCGGACGAACAGATCGCCCATGAACTGGACGTACGGTGTCCCCTGCGGCCAGACGAGCGCAAAGATCAGCCCCAGCGCCAGCGCGGCGAGCACGCGCTTCCAGAGCGCGATGGCGAACCAGCGACCTAGCATCGTGCACCGTCGTGCTCCGCCGAAGGCCGGAGCGCTGGAGACGGAGCAGATCGAAATGCGGCCAACGCTCCGGCCTTCGCCGGAGCACGGGTTGGCAGGAGCACGGGCCTCACCGGCAAGTCCCGGGAGTCGGCTTGTGTGCCAGCGCGCGGCCTGCCGCCTTGCCGGTCAGCACGCCCTTGTCGAGCGCGACCACGCCGTTGACCACCACCGTCCGCATGCCCTGGGCAAGCAAGGTCGGCTGCTCATAGGTCGACCGCGCGGCATAGGTCTTGGGATCGAACACCACGACATCAGCGAACGCCCCCGCGCGGAGATGCCCACGTCCGGTCAGCCCGAAGGTGTCGGCAGTCAGCGCCGAGCTGCGTTCGATGAACTGGCGTAGCGTGATTGCCCGCTCCGCCCTCGTGTATTTCGCGTATTTCCGCGCGAAGCTGCCATAGACGCGTGGATGGCCGCCCGATGCGTCGGAGCTCGTCATCACCCAGGGCTGCTGCATGAAGCGCGTGATGTCGGTCTCGCTCTGGTTGAACGAGACCACCCCCGGATCGCCGATACGGATGACGGCGATCGCCGCGTTCACCGGGTCCTGCCCCAGCGCCTTTGCGACATCGGCCAGCGTCCGATTGACGTACTTCCCTTCGACGATCAGCAATTTGTCCGCGCCGCCGCGCTTGCGCAGATTCTCGACGATACCGCTGCGTAACTTCCCGGCGAGCGCAGGATCGTCGAAGCGCTCGAGCAAGACCGGCCGGCCGCCGTCCTGCGCCCAAAGCGGCATCAGCGAGGCGACGAGGCTCGTGCCCGAGGCCGACCAAGGATATTGGTCCGCGGTCACTTTCTGGCCGCTACGCCGCGCTACCGCGATCCGGGCGATGATCGCCGGCGCCTGTCCTTGCACGTCGACGCCGAGCGCCTTGATATGACTGATATGCGCGGGCAGCCCGCCCTGCTTGCCGATCGCGATCACCTCGTCGATCGCCGCGGCGAGTCCGACGGTGTAGCTGGATTCGTCGCGGATATGGCTGTCATAGACTCCGCCGCGCCTGCCCGCTTCCCGCGCAAGCGCCACCACTTCACCGGTCTTCGCAAAGCTCTGTGGTGCATAGAAGAGCCCGGTCGACAGCCCGAGCGCGCCTTCGCACATCGCGTTCGCGACAAGGCTCTTCATCTGCGCCAGCTCGGTGTCGGTCGGTACGCGATCGGCCTCGCCCACCACTTTCTCGCGCACCGCGCCGAAGCCGACATAGGCGGCATAGTTGATTCCCACCGGCTTCGCCGCGGCGCTGCCCAGCACCCTGGCCACCTCGGGACTGCCGCCGCCGTCATTGCCGATGAAAGCGGTGGTCACGCCTTGCATCAGGAAGGCGGGGACCAGCCGCTTCGCCGGGTCGTCCGCGGTCAGCTCGCCGCCCATATGCGTGTGCGGATCGATGAAGCCCGGCGCGACGATCATGCCCTTCGCGTCGATTACCCGCGTCGCGGTGACATCGGCATGGCGGCCGACCGAGACGATGTGATCGCCAAGGATCGCGACGTCGCCGACAAAGGGCTCGGCCGAACCGGTGTAGATCGTGCCGCCGCGGATCAGCAGGTCGACCGTGCGCGGGGCGGGCGATGCCGCTCCCAGCGACAAGGTCGCCATCCCGAGCAGCAGCGCGACCTTCATAGCGTTCCCCAAAACCCCGGTTGCGGCGGCCAGAGCCGGCCGGCTTCGTCGCGCACCCCGCCCGGCCGATCCTCCCTGAGCCAGATCGGACCGTCAAGGTCGACGAAGTCGCTCATCCGGGCAATGTGCAAAGCCGGCGCGATCGACAGCGACGAACTAATCATGCAGCCGGTCATCAGCCCCAGCCCCCGTTCCCGCGCGCCCCGGGCGAGTGCGAGCGCCTCCGTCAGCCCGCCCGATTTGTCGAGCTTGACGTTCACCACCTGGTAGCGCCGCGCGACCTGATCGAGATCCGCGGTGACATGGACCGATTCATCGGCGCAGATCGGCACTTCCGGCGTGAAATCCTCGAGCCATTCGTCGGCGTCCGCGGGCACTGGCTGTTCGAGCAGATCGACGCGCAGCGCCACCAGCACCACTTGCATGGCGCGCACCAGCTGCTGGTCCCAGCTCTCATTGGGATCGACGATCAGCTTGGCATTCGGGGCGGCATTGCGCACCGCGCGGATCTGGGTGTCGGGGATCGTCGCGTCGACCTTGACCTTGATCAGCGGCGCATCGGCGATCCTGCTCGCCGCGACCGCCATCGTCATCGGCGAATCGATCCCGATGGTGAGCGCGCTGATCAGCCGTTCGGGCTCGGGCGCGCCGATCTTCGCGGCGACGGTGCGGCCCGAAAGCCGCGCCTCGAGATCCCACAAAGCACAGTCCAGCGCGTTGCGCGCAGCGCCGGGCGGGAGCAGCCCGAGCAGCTGCGCGCGGTCCGCGCCGCCTTCGAGCGCGACGCGCACGTCCTCGATACCGGCGAGCGCGCTCTCGATGCTCTCGCCATAGCGGGCATAGGGCACGCCCTCGCCGCGCCCGACCACCCCGCCCTGCGCCAGCTCCACCGTGACCACCTCCGCCTGCGTCTTGACGCCGCGGGAGATCCGGAAGGGCTGGCTCAGCGGGAAGCTATCGTGCTGCGCGCGGAGGGTACGGGACATAAAAGTTGGTCGAGAATCGCATCGACGCCGAAGGCGATCGGATCGGTGCAGGGCAGACCGTAGCGGTCCGCGGTTCGCGCGCACAGTGCGCGGGCCTCAGCCGCGTCCATCACCGAAGTGTTGAGGCAGATGCCGACCGTGCGGACATCCGGGCTGGTCAGCCGCGCTACCGCCAGATTCATCTCGATGCATTCGCCCAGATCCGGAAGCGCCCGTCCGGGAATGCCGCGCATGTGGAGCCGGTTCGGATCGTGGCACATCACGATCGCTTCGGGCTGGGCGCCGTGGAGCAGCCCGGTCGACACGCCGGCAAAGCTCGGATGGAACAGCGAGCCCTGCCCTTCGATCAGGTCCCAGCCGTCGTCGTCACGGGCCGGGGCGAGTTGCTCGATTCCACCCGAAATGAAGTCCGCGACCACGGCGTCGATCGGCACGCCGCCGCCCGCGATCAGGATGCCCGTCTGCCCGGTCGCGCGGAAATCGGCCTTGATCCCGCGCGCCTGCATGCCCTGGGCGAGCGCCAGCGTGGTGTACATCTTGCCAACCGAGCAATCGGTGCCGACCGTCAACAGCCGATGACCGGCGCGCTTGTTGCCGTTGCCCACCTTCAGATCCGCGGGCGGATCGCGCACGTCGAACAGCTGGAGCCCCTTCTCCCTCGCGAGCGCCGCCAGCAGCGGCTGATCGCGCAGCCGCTGGTGGAGCCCGGAGGCGACGTTCATCCCGGCCTCCAGCGCCGCAACTGCATCGTCAACCAGGTCGCGGCCCAAAGTCCCGCCCGAATTGGCGATGCCGAGCACCAGAGTCTTCGCCCCCGCCGCCGCGCCTTCGGCGATCGTCATCCGCGGCATGCCCACGGTCAGCGGGCAATCGTCATAGCGGAACTCCCCGACGCAATCCTGCGGACGGAAAGCCGCCAGCCCGCGCGAAGTCTTGATGCCGAC
Protein-coding regions in this window:
- a CDS encoding class I SAM-dependent methyltransferase, with the protein product MRAAPEPFLLAQQLARSGRLPEARAAYARSVDAHPDFLPGYLALSGLAAHHGDYIPAIEVLRAALGRAGGNAAARHAIRRPLAALLAMLRPADYDARLAADLLACLADDQLDPQPLARVTAALLRHAEDADPLWNAFLTRCINTDPDMEARLVAMRDTLIRSDDAHSPLLPALAFHAFASQYVWPEPEIPREGPVKALTALPAELPDHPDWQPLATCARDLSVERALAAAIPGFSPPVGALSEAVRRQYEEHPYPRWQAPPASRRTDFRRFLDALPGIDGAALPPAPLRLLVAGCGTGYEAIDMARMDPGLTVTAVDLSRMSLAFARRKATELGLANLRFLYGDILALAALDETFDVATATGVLHHMADPDGGLASVAGAVRPGGVIRVALYSHRARAPVRAAHALIAERGWQGDAEGIRAFRAHILSLPAGDPLAMLRGSEDFYSLSGCRDLVFHVHERQYRFPEIAALVAGAGLRLAGFDAAPEAVAHFQAMHGAASDPLDLDLWDAVEAEHPFLFAGMIHFWCQKPAQLQSP
- a CDS encoding N-acyl-D-amino-acid deacylase family protein; protein product: MKVALLLGMATLSLGAASPAPRTVDLLIRGGTIYTGSAEPFVGDVAILGDHIVSVGRHADVTATRVIDAKGMIVAPGFIDPHTHMGGELTADDPAKRLVPAFLMQGVTTAFIGNDGGGSPEVARVLGSAAAKPVGINYAAYVGFGAVREKVVGEADRVPTDTELAQMKSLVANAMCEGALGLSTGLFYAPQSFAKTGEVVALAREAGRRGGVYDSHIRDESSYTVGLAAAIDEVIAIGKQGGLPAHISHIKALGVDVQGQAPAIIARIAVARRSGQKVTADQYPWSASGTSLVASLMPLWAQDGGRPVLLERFDDPALAGKLRSGIVENLRKRGGADKLLIVEGKYVNRTLADVAKALGQDPVNAAIAVIRIGDPGVVSFNQSETDITRFMQQPWVMTSSDASGGHPRVYGSFARKYAKYTRAERAITLRQFIERSSALTADTFGLTGRGHLRAGAFADVVVFDPKTYAARSTYEQPTLLAQGMRTVVVNGVVALDKGVLTGKAAGRALAHKPTPGTCR
- the dgcN gene encoding N-acetyltransferase DgcN — encoded protein: MIPAPYLLYLGHSTDAVGIKTSRGLAAFRPQDCVGEFRYDDCPLTVGMPRMTIAEGAAAGAKTLVLGIANSGGTLGRDLVDDAVAALEAGMNVASGLHQRLRDQPLLAALAREKGLQLFDVRDPPADLKVGNGNKRAGHRLLTVGTDCSVGKMYTTLALAQGMQARGIKADFRATGQTGILIAGGGVPIDAVVADFISGGIEQLAPARDDDGWDLIEGQGSLFHPSFAGVSTGLLHGAQPEAIVMCHDPNRLHMRGIPGRALPDLGECIEMNLAVARLTSPDVRTVGICLNTSVMDAAEARALCARTADRYGLPCTDPIAFGVDAILDQLLCPVPSARSTIASR
- the dgcA gene encoding N-acetyl-D-Glu racemase DgcA, yielding MSRTLRAQHDSFPLSQPFRISRGVKTQAEVVTVELAQGGVVGRGEGVPYARYGESIESALAGIEDVRVALEGGADRAQLLGLLPPGAARNALDCALWDLEARLSGRTVAAKIGAPEPERLISALTIGIDSPMTMAVAASRIADAPLIKVKVDATIPDTQIRAVRNAAPNAKLIVDPNESWDQQLVRAMQVVLVALRVDLLEQPVPADADEWLEDFTPEVPICADESVHVTADLDQVARRYQVVNVKLDKSGGLTEALALARGARERGLGLMTGCMISSSLSIAPALHIARMSDFVDLDGPIWLREDRPGGVRDEAGRLWPPQPGFWGTL
- a CDS encoding dicarboxylate/amino acid:cation symporter, which encodes MLGRWFAIALWKRVLAALALGLIFALVWPQGTPYVQFMGDLFVRAIRMLVAPIVLVTIAAGITALADPRRLGGLGGRTIGLFALTTAIAVSVGMLVATLVQPGVGAALGTAAPHALGEPVTPYQQLIGIIPLNIFEALAKGDMLALIFVAILIGVGTVVAGEPGKPFAALLQSTSAVLLKVVGIVMEATPFGVFALIANAVAANGAAVFVNVGWLALAVVLGSLIQIVVVHSLILKLLAKLPILPFFRGIVDALVVAFSTASSSATLPVAMRVAEKNLGVGRPVFSTVLPLGASIGKDGTAMYVGLLSMFALQAFGTPLSPQVYGMVLLTGALAAFGTAPVPSASLFMLAAVLSAVGVPPEQTALVVGFVLPFDRLLDMTRTVPSASANLVVATTVARWESELDEEVYRSKAEA